The Bemisia tabaci chromosome 5, PGI_BMITA_v3 genome includes a window with the following:
- the LOC109040800 gene encoding MTOR-associated protein MEAK7 has protein sequence MGNQSAKTSSKSFSNVSPNELAIIESTIHKSNDIKQNDVQKVWSEYITPTLLQNYSRFIFSRSPQNSPNLNLKSFTILLSELGRGSSDQQAAALYLILRSSEEVTAGDMEQYVIQLLQSCFKILEKKQNKSYLKWKKIAADSFDSDVSGVSSYLCQDLKRENNVISEDFIANWSAQCQMIHLLHSFVILHLYGLYQSQESSGQQMPFFLPNLKLLPGSENATSQLSLPGILFLNQLLPVEFQRDWRLLFSSNLHGESFSMMQKYVLEQGPSIIIVRDSDGHVFGGFANDSWRLGPKFYGDSSCFLFTLSPRFSVSRSTGYNSHYMYINTNQSTLPNGLGMGGQFDYWGLWIDSEFGVGACSNTCTTFDNYTCLSKDKNFHIASLEVWGVGIPPPTAAERGEREVGKSILDKDPTASSILEIAGKTRHSDGLRDRPDDEM, from the exons ATGGGGAATCAATCTGCCAAAACGTCCTCAAAATCTTTCTCGAATGTCAGTCCGAATGAATTAGCCATTATCGAAAGTACAATACATAAATCAAATGATATCAAACAGAACGATGTCCAA AAAGTATGGAGCGAGTACATCACCCCTACCTTGTTACAGAACTACTCACGGTTTATTTTCTCTAGGAGTCCCCAAAACTCTCCAAACTTAAATTTGAAATCATTTACCATTCTACTCAGTGAACTTGGTAGAGGTTCATCAGATCAGCAAGCTGCTGCTTTATACTTGATTTTGAGATCCAGCGAGGAGGTAACTGCGGGTGACATGGAACAG TATGTGATACAACTTCTCCAATCATGCTTTAAAATcttagagaaaaaacaaaacaaatcctacttaaaatggaaaaaaattgcagcAGATTCATTTGATTCTGATGTATCAGGTGTCTCAAGTTATTTATGTCAAGATTTGaagagagaaaacaatgtt aTCTCTGAGGATTTCATCGCCAACTGGTCAGCACAATGTCAAATGATTCATCTACTTCATAGTTTCGTGATTCTGCATCTATATGGTCTGTATCAGTCACAAGAATCAAGTGGTCAACAGATGCCTTTTTTTCTACCAAATCTGAAGCTTTTACCTGGAAGTGAGAATGCAACGTCGCAGCTGTCACTACCTGGAATCCTTTTTCTCAACCAATTGCTACCTGTTGAATTTCAGAGAGATTGGCGTCTCcttttctcatcaaatttgCATGGGGAAAGTTTTTCGATGATGCAAAAATATGTCTTAGAACAGGGTCCGAGCATAATAATAGTTCGTGATTCTGATGGTCATGTTTTTGGAGGTTTTGCTAATGATAGCTGGCGTCTTGGGCCCAAATTTTATGGTGATTCAAGTTGTTTTCTATTTACTTTGAGTCCCAGGTTTTCAGTGAGCCGTTCTACTGGTTACAATAGCCATTATATGTATATAAATACGAATCAATCAACTTTGCCAAACGGGCTTGGGATGGGCGGGCAGTTTGACTATTGGGGGTTGTGGATTGATTCAGAGTTCGGAGTGGGTGCATGTAGCAACACATGCACAACGTTCGATAATTATACCTGTTTGTCCAAAGACAAAAATTTCCATATTGCAAGCTTAGAGGTGTGGGGTGTTGGCATACCTCCTCCAACAGCAGCTgaaagaggagaaagagaagTCGGGAAGTCAATTTTGGATAAAGACCCAACAGCGTCAAGCATTTTAGAAATCGCCGGTAAAACTCGGCACAGTGATGGATTGCGAGATCGACCAGATGATGAAATGTAA
- the PH4alphaEFB gene encoding prolyl 4-hydroxylase subunit alpha-1, translating into MWIPVLISLLLFEFARAELYTAITDLEDLLESEAFLVRTLHSNIAAEEAKLDALRRQAKLFEEVQNEAKRDISSFLLNPINAYLLVKRMTVDWKQTEMIMQENLYDNVLANFTFFKEQFKFPSDEDLRGAAEALIRLQDTYKLDTSSVARGELNGIQYSSALSASDCFELGRQSYNKQDYVHTSLWMKEALKKYEQEKNQTTTQKWEILEYLAYSTYMEGNVHGALQLTDELLRLFPNHQKALGNRAYYLAAISKEEEESRKQQDVASASQETNVQNDEAAVANSAENSESTTTDTPKESKGSYISDRAFYEALCRKEVTLSPEYEAKLKCHYVTHNNPYLLIGPLKEEEAYLDPRIVLYREVISDSEIEVIKKMSIPRLRRATVQNYKTGALETANYRISKSAWLKDHEDEVIERISKRVEDMTGLTTSTAEELQVVNYGIGGHYEPHFDFARPSEANAFSSLGTGNRIATVLFYMSDVAEGGGTVFPRLNLALWPKKGTAAVWMNLHASCNGDYRTRHAACPVLIGSKWVCNKWLHVVGQEFRRPCVPNEFQSVDQDYN; encoded by the exons ATGTGGATCCCAGTGTTGATAAGTTTGCTTCTGTTCGAATTCGCAAGGGCGGAGCTGTACACTGCCATTACCGATTTAGAAGATCTGTTAGAGTCAGAAGCTTTTCTTGTTCGAACCCTTCATTCTAATATTGCTGCCGAGGAGGCCAAGTTAGATGCGTTACGCAG GCAAGCAAAGTTATTTGAAGAGGTACAAAATGAAGCAAAAAGAGATATCTCTAGTTTTCTGCTGAACCCGATCAATGCATATCTCCTCGTCAAAAGGATGACAGTTGATTGGAAACAGACAGAAATGATTATGCAAGAAAATCTTTATGACA ATGTCCTCGCTAATTTTACCTTCTTCAaggaacaatttaaatttccctCTGACGAAGATTTACGAGGTGCGGCGGAAGCTTTAATTCGTCTTCAAGACACATACAAGCTAGACACTTCCTCAGTAGCTCGAGGAGAATTGAATGGTATTCAGTACAGCTCTGCATTATCTG CAAGTGACTGTTTCGAGCTCGGCCGCCAGTCTTACAATAAACAAGACTACGTCCACACATCGCTTTGGATGAAAGAAGCATTGAAAAAGTATGAGCAAGAGAAGAATCAAACAACCACACAAAAATGGGAAATTCTGGAGTACTTGGCATATTCTACTTACATGGAAG GAAATGTTCATGGTGCATTACAGTTAACAGATGAATTATTGAGGCTGTTTCCAAATCATCAAAAAGCCCTAGGCAACAGAGCTTACTATCTCGCTGCCATCAgtaaagaagaggaagaatctCGTAAGCAACAGGACGTGGCGTCTGCATCACAAGAAACAAATGTGCAAAATGATGAAGCAGCTGTTGCCAACAGCGCAGAG aattctgaATCAACAACAACAGATACTCCTAAAGAGTCGAAAGGCAGTTATATTTCAGATAGAGCCTTTTACGAAGCTCTTTGCCGGAAAGAAGTTACTTTGTCTCCGGAATATGAAGCCAAACTTAAGTGCCATTATGTTACTCACAACAACCCTTACCTACTAATTGGACCTTTGAAGGAAGAGGAAGCGTATCTAGATCCTCGAATAGTTTTGTATAGAGAAGTCATCTCCGATTCAGAGATTGAGGTTATCAAAAAAATGTCCATTCCAAGG CTGAGAAGGGCAACTGTCCAAAATTATAAAACCGGTGCACTAGAAACAGCAAATTACCGAATCAGCAAATCTGCATGGCTGAAAGATCATGAAGATGAAGTCATAGAGCGCATCAGTAAGCGTGTAGAAGATATGACTGGGTTAACAACTTCAACAGCAGAAGAACTGCAAGTTGTAAACTATGGCATTGGCGGCCATTATGAACCTCATTTCGATTTTGCCAGA ccaAGTGAAGCTAATGCATTTTCTTCGCTCGGCACTGGAAACCGAATAGCAACTGTTCTATTTTAT ATGAGTGATGTCGCTGAAGGAGGCGGAACAGTGTTTCCACGATTAAATCTAGCTCTGTGGCCAAAGAAAGGAACGGCAGCTGTGTGGATGAACCTACATGCTAGTTGTAATGGTGACTATAGAACGAGACATGCTGCTTGTCCTGTTCTCATCGGAAGCAAATGGG TCTGCAACAAGTGGCTCCATGTGGTAGGTCAAGAATTCCGAAGACCGTGTGTTCCCAACGAGTTCCAGTCGGTGGATCAAGACTACAATTAG